From a single Cyprinus carpio isolate SPL01 chromosome A3, ASM1834038v1, whole genome shotgun sequence genomic region:
- the LOC109108720 gene encoding epsin-2-like isoform X2 has protein sequence MPTIRRQMKNVVNNYSEPEKKVREATSNDPWGPSSSLMSEIADLTYNVVAFSEIMSMIWKRLNDHGKNWRHVYKALTLLDYLIKTGSERVALQCKENIFAIQTLKDFQYIDRDGKDQGINVREKSKQLVVLLKDDDRLKGERSQALKTKERMAQVATSVGSNNQISFGRGSSQPNLSTSYSEEYGKSEGSPASYHGSTSPNASSELEQARPQTSGEEELQLQLALAMSREAAEQEERMRRGDDLRLQMALEESRKDSNTGKVAKKKKESSLMDLMDAVPKGPADQASDPWGAGAAAAAGPASDPWQPYGAAPKPTAPVDPWGLPSASSSVAPLKSSDPWGSPPAPAAADPWSSVPATRPKAPATVGSFDLFSTPNGTSREDLSEFDSLRSSALTGDGRGSSALPSQTSLSVGSDLFDIPSGPTRKTPESFLGPNAALVNLDSLVGKLPQQAPVSNPFLAGVSGAASAPAAQVNPFQVNQPQPPTLNQMRVSPMMGLSGQGFSVAQRSNEPLPLSSMPPAGPISMVPIAGMAPLGPVGQMPSMGIPGTMSMPQPLMSGGLPPTGAATQAGGTTNPFLL, from the exons ATGCCAACTATTCGGAGACAAATGAAAAATGTGGTAAATAACTATTCAGAGCCGGAGAAGAAGGTCAGGGAAGCGACTTCCAATGACCCGTGGGGCCCCTCCAGTTCTCTGATGTCAGAGATCGCTGACCTCACTTACAATGTGGTGGCCTTTTCGGAGATAATGAGCATGATTTGGAAGAGGCTGAACGACCATGGAAAGAACTGGCGGCATGTGTACAAGGCCCTGACGCTGCTGGACTACCTGATCAAAACGGGTTCTGAGCGAGTGGCCCTGCAGTGCAAAGAGAACATCTTTGCCATACAGACACTTAAAGATTTCCAATATATCGATCGGGACGGCAAAGACCAGGGCATCAACGTCAGAGAGAAGTCTAAGCAGCTGGTCGTGCTACTGAAGGATGATGACCGTCTGAAGGGTGAACGCTCTCAGGCCCTGAAGACTAAGGAGCGCATGGCACAGGTGGCCACCAGTGTGGGCAGCAACAATCAGATCAGCTTCGGCCGTGGCTCCAGCCAGCCCAACCTCTCCACTAGCTACTCAGAGGAGTATGGCAAGTCTGAGGGATCGCCTGCATCATATCATGGAT cCACATCTCCCAATGCATCTTCAGAGTTGGAGCAAGCCAGACCTCAGACGAGTGGAGAAGAGGAGCTACAGTTGCAGCTGGCTCTTGCCATGAGCCGAGAGGCTGCTGAGCAG GAGGAGAGGATGCGTCGTGGGGATGACCTGCGGCTCCAGATGGCTCTGGAAGAAAGCCGCAAAGACTCCAACACAGGGAAAGTGGCCAAGAAGAAGAAAGAG TCATCTCTGATGGATCTGATGGACGCGGTTCCCAAGGGCCCTGCCGATCAAGCATCGGACCCTTGGGGAGCAggagctgcagcagcagcaggccCTGCCTCAGACCCCTGGCAGCCCTACG GTGCAGCCCCTAAGCCAACTGCTCCTGTGGATCCCTGGGGTCTTCCCAGTGCCTCTTCCTCAGTTGCTCCTCTGAAAAGCAGTGACCCCTGGGGGTCTCCCCCGGCTCCTGCAGCTGCTGATCCCTGGAGCTCAGTGCCTGCCACCCGCCCCAAAGCCCCTGCCACAG TCGGCAGCTTTGATCTTTTCTCCACCCCAAATGGTACTTCCAGGGAGGACCTCTCTGAGTTTGACAGTCTTCGCTCCTCAGCACTGACAG GTGATGGTAGAGGAAGCTCTGCCTTGCCATCGCAGACCAGCTTGTCTGTAGGCTCTGATCTGTTTGACATACCGAGCGGCCCAACCAGAAAAACTCCAGAGTCTTTCCTGGGTCCCAACGCCGCTCTTGTCAACCTAGACTCTCTGGTCGGCAAGCTTCCCCAGCAGGCTCCAGTCTCCAACCCTTTCCTAGCTGGAG TCTCTGGAGCAGCTTCAGCTCCTGCAGCTCAGGTTAACCCCTTCCAGGTGAACCAGCCACAGCCACCCACCCTCAACCAGATGAGAGTCAGTCCCATGATGGGCCTGAGCGGACAGGGCTTCAGCGTGGCCCAGAGAAGCAACGAGCCCTTGCCTCTGTCCTCAATGCCCCCAGCTGGCCCCATCTCCATGGTACCCATAGCCGGCATGGCTCCTCTTGGGCCCGTGGGCCAGATGCCAAGCATGGGAATCCCAGGCACCATGTCCATGCCCCAGCCGCTCATGAGCGGGGGGCTACCGCCCACAGGCGCAGCGACGCAAGCTGGCGGCACAACCAACCCCTTCTTATTGTGA
- the LOC109108720 gene encoding epsin-2-like isoform X1 has translation MPTIRRQMKNVVNNYSEPEKKVREATSNDPWGPSSSLMSEIADLTYNVVAFSEIMSMIWKRLNDHGKNWRHVYKALTLLDYLIKTGSERVALQCKENIFAIQTLKDFQYIDRDGKDQGINVREKSKQLVVLLKDDDRLKGERSQALKTKERMAQVATSVGSNNQISFGRGSSQPNLSTSYSEEYGKSEGSPASYHGSTSPNASSELEQARPQTSGEEELQLQLALAMSREAAEQEERMRRGDDLRLQMALEESRKDSNTGKVAKKKKEPPQSSLMDLMDAVPKGPADQASDPWGAGAAAAAGPASDPWQPYGAAPKPTAPVDPWGLPSASSSVAPLKSSDPWGSPPAPAAADPWSSVPATRPKAPATVGSFDLFSTPNGTSREDLSEFDSLRSSALTGDGRGSSALPSQTSLSVGSDLFDIPSGPTRKTPESFLGPNAALVNLDSLVGKLPQQAPVSNPFLAGVSGAASAPAAQVNPFQVNQPQPPTLNQMRVSPMMGLSGQGFSVAQRSNEPLPLSSMPPAGPISMVPIAGMAPLGPVGQMPSMGIPGTMSMPQPLMSGGLPPTGAATQAGGTTNPFLL, from the exons ATGCCAACTATTCGGAGACAAATGAAAAATGTGGTAAATAACTATTCAGAGCCGGAGAAGAAGGTCAGGGAAGCGACTTCCAATGACCCGTGGGGCCCCTCCAGTTCTCTGATGTCAGAGATCGCTGACCTCACTTACAATGTGGTGGCCTTTTCGGAGATAATGAGCATGATTTGGAAGAGGCTGAACGACCATGGAAAGAACTGGCGGCATGTGTACAAGGCCCTGACGCTGCTGGACTACCTGATCAAAACGGGTTCTGAGCGAGTGGCCCTGCAGTGCAAAGAGAACATCTTTGCCATACAGACACTTAAAGATTTCCAATATATCGATCGGGACGGCAAAGACCAGGGCATCAACGTCAGAGAGAAGTCTAAGCAGCTGGTCGTGCTACTGAAGGATGATGACCGTCTGAAGGGTGAACGCTCTCAGGCCCTGAAGACTAAGGAGCGCATGGCACAGGTGGCCACCAGTGTGGGCAGCAACAATCAGATCAGCTTCGGCCGTGGCTCCAGCCAGCCCAACCTCTCCACTAGCTACTCAGAGGAGTATGGCAAGTCTGAGGGATCGCCTGCATCATATCATGGAT cCACATCTCCCAATGCATCTTCAGAGTTGGAGCAAGCCAGACCTCAGACGAGTGGAGAAGAGGAGCTACAGTTGCAGCTGGCTCTTGCCATGAGCCGAGAGGCTGCTGAGCAG GAGGAGAGGATGCGTCGTGGGGATGACCTGCGGCTCCAGATGGCTCTGGAAGAAAGCCGCAAAGACTCCAACACAGGGAAAGTGGCCAAGAAGAAGAAAGAG CCTCCACAGTCATCTCTGATGGATCTGATGGACGCGGTTCCCAAGGGCCCTGCCGATCAAGCATCGGACCCTTGGGGAGCAggagctgcagcagcagcaggccCTGCCTCAGACCCCTGGCAGCCCTACG GTGCAGCCCCTAAGCCAACTGCTCCTGTGGATCCCTGGGGTCTTCCCAGTGCCTCTTCCTCAGTTGCTCCTCTGAAAAGCAGTGACCCCTGGGGGTCTCCCCCGGCTCCTGCAGCTGCTGATCCCTGGAGCTCAGTGCCTGCCACCCGCCCCAAAGCCCCTGCCACAG TCGGCAGCTTTGATCTTTTCTCCACCCCAAATGGTACTTCCAGGGAGGACCTCTCTGAGTTTGACAGTCTTCGCTCCTCAGCACTGACAG GTGATGGTAGAGGAAGCTCTGCCTTGCCATCGCAGACCAGCTTGTCTGTAGGCTCTGATCTGTTTGACATACCGAGCGGCCCAACCAGAAAAACTCCAGAGTCTTTCCTGGGTCCCAACGCCGCTCTTGTCAACCTAGACTCTCTGGTCGGCAAGCTTCCCCAGCAGGCTCCAGTCTCCAACCCTTTCCTAGCTGGAG TCTCTGGAGCAGCTTCAGCTCCTGCAGCTCAGGTTAACCCCTTCCAGGTGAACCAGCCACAGCCACCCACCCTCAACCAGATGAGAGTCAGTCCCATGATGGGCCTGAGCGGACAGGGCTTCAGCGTGGCCCAGAGAAGCAACGAGCCCTTGCCTCTGTCCTCAATGCCCCCAGCTGGCCCCATCTCCATGGTACCCATAGCCGGCATGGCTCCTCTTGGGCCCGTGGGCCAGATGCCAAGCATGGGAATCCCAGGCACCATGTCCATGCCCCAGCCGCTCATGAGCGGGGGGCTACCGCCCACAGGCGCAGCGACGCAAGCTGGCGGCACAACCAACCCCTTCTTATTGTGA
- the LOC109109335 gene encoding B9 domain-containing protein 1, which translates to MTSNNPAVFLLMVNGQIEAADFPEYDDLYCKYCFVYGHDWAPTSGLEEGISQITSKGRGSQSLVWNFPLDITFKSTNPFGWPQIVVSVYGPDTFGNDVVRGYGAVHIPFTPGKHTKTIPMFVPESTSRLQKFTSWLMGRRPEFTDPKVVAQGEGREVTRVRSQGFVTLQFNIVTKDMKKLGYETTSEHSAATGLTRTSQQL; encoded by the exons ATGACCTCAAACAATCCAGCTGTTTTTCTTCTCATGGTTAATGGGCAAATCGAAGCAGCCGAT TTCCCAGAATATGATGATCTTTACTGCAAGTATTGCTTTGTTTATGGACACGACTGGGCGCCCACATCA GGCTTGGAAGAGGGAATTTCTCaaataacatcaaaaggtagAGGATCTCAGAGTCTGGTGTGGAATTTCCCATTGGACATCACATTCAAAAGCACGAACCCATTTGGCT GGCCCCAGATTGTGGTTAGTGTGTATGGCCCCGACACTTTTGGAAATGATGTTGTGAGAGGTTATGGAGCCGTACACATCCCGTTTACACCTGGAAA ACACACCAAGACCATTCCCATGTTTGTTCCCGAGTCTACGTCAAGACTTCAGAAGTTCACAAG CTGGCTGATGGGAAGGCGTCCTGAGTTCACAGATCCCAAGGTTGTTGCCCAAGGAGAGGGAAGAGAAG TTACGAGGGTGCGCTCGCAAGGTTTTGTTACACTACAGTTCAACATTGTGACTAAAGACATGAAGAAACTGGGTTATGAAACTACATCAGAGCATTCAGCTGCTACAGGACTCACAAGAACATCACAGCAGCTTTAA